The Flavobacteriales bacterium genome includes a window with the following:
- a CDS encoding M15 family metallopeptidase, which produces MSNLSVVERLKEAGMMTNVLRVAQPNADLKEFQTLMNEMGFGDQLNWEVNADSGFYDEYCIAAVQEFCKKNDIEADGTEITEEIGERLIILYESLDELQDLHEAWQEDKNEIELKEGSTSKALISSFQTIMNDLGYGKQLNWSKYKNDGHYGASSIAAVTAFIADAGLEGEDPTFISDTVIQAMMVKHGAFYGKKWMDNPKQEASSSDGSTLTEFIGVNFQGKKVLADDLFLPELQKIDKYAGEFGIKIHVTSSFRKDANVKGAIVTPSKMSNHMAGHAIDMNIVFPGGWANSAYLKKSNEANWHDSVKGFIDAIRDDETLRWGGDFNTEDPVHIDDGLNVRSREEWKARFAATQLT; this is translated from the coding sequence ATGAGTAACCTAAGTGTTGTCGAAAGACTAAAAGAAGCGGGCATGATGACCAATGTGCTACGTGTAGCTCAGCCCAATGCCGATCTTAAAGAATTCCAAACATTAATGAACGAAATGGGCTTTGGCGATCAGTTAAACTGGGAAGTTAATGCTGATTCGGGATTTTACGATGAATACTGTATCGCTGCAGTTCAAGAGTTTTGTAAAAAGAATGACATTGAAGCAGATGGAACAGAAATTACTGAAGAGATTGGAGAACGTTTAATTATACTTTACGAAAGTTTAGACGAATTGCAAGATTTGCACGAAGCTTGGCAAGAGGATAAAAACGAAATTGAACTAAAAGAAGGTTCAACTTCTAAAGCTTTAATTTCTTCGTTTCAAACTATTATGAACGATTTAGGTTATGGCAAACAATTAAATTGGAGCAAGTATAAAAACGATGGGCATTACGGAGCTTCTTCTATTGCTGCAGTAACTGCTTTTATTGCCGATGCAGGACTTGAAGGTGAAGATCCTACTTTTATTTCGGATACGGTTATCCAAGCAATGATGGTTAAACATGGTGCTTTTTACGGTAAGAAATGGATGGACAATCCTAAACAAGAAGCCTCCTCGTCTGACGGTTCCACACTTACCGAGTTTATTGGCGTCAATTTTCAAGGTAAAAAAGTATTGGCAGATGATTTGTTTTTACCAGAATTGCAAAAAATTGATAAGTATGCTGGAGAATTTGGAATCAAAATTCATGTTACCAGTTCTTTCAGAAAAGATGCCAACGTTAAAGGAGCGATTGTAACACCATCAAAAATGTCGAACCACATGGCCGGCCATGCAATCGATATGAACATTGTATTCCCTGGAGGATGGGCCAACTCTGCATACCTTAAAAAGAGCAACGAAGCCAACTGGCACGATAGCGTTAAAGGATTTATTGATGCCATTAGAGATGATGAGACATTGCGTTGGGGTGGAGATTTTAATACCGAAGATCCAGTACACATTGATGATGGCTTAAACGTAAGAAGTCGTGAAGAGTGGAAAGCACGTTTTGCAGCTACTCAATTGACATAG
- a CDS encoding fused MFS/spermidine synthase, translated as MTSKSNIGISNLKYWIIALFEGASVMGVELLGSRMIGPFYGTSFFVWASVIGATLISLTLGYFVGGIVSRKYANQDKSIAYFMFAAIISIVYMYMYAPFVLVFTYKLGMSTGLIVAPIFIIGIPLFCFGTIPPLIVKSSTDKYQNAGFNAGLIFGLSTIGGIISAFVFGFIIIPAFGIIMPSILLGLLLFILIFASFFKRESYQVYVLVFIVLLYPAYKRLTIVPPATKHTAIGRSMITVHESHGILGQIKISDVEDVSFGDNYQESISLRVNNINQTLVRKDKYTTSYWSYVHQISATCSFKEAGSKVLLLGFGAGSLVTEFERMDFEIDAIELDERIPQLAKEYFNFKGTNTRVVIDDARHFIEVGTKRYDIIVMDIAKAESQPSYLYSQECFKKISTILNDDGLLIVNYQGTLEGVDGLTFRSIHKTISSVNLHVQTLRPQGIANDLFHDMIFVVSKTEFNYNDIDFGNRNHCCAKYTLFDCVDKDEITRLTAANDAITFVDDKPIMELMNFTSMQQWRKEMIENFTNINFENGEGIFSK; from the coding sequence GTGACGAGCAAATCAAACATAGGGATAAGCAACCTAAAATATTGGATAATTGCCTTATTTGAAGGTGCCAGTGTTATGGGAGTAGAACTTCTTGGATCTCGAATGATTGGGCCTTTTTATGGCACTTCATTTTTCGTTTGGGCATCTGTAATCGGTGCTACCCTAATTAGTTTAACACTAGGGTATTTTGTTGGAGGCATTGTATCGCGAAAGTATGCCAATCAGGATAAGTCCATCGCATACTTTATGTTTGCCGCCATTATCTCCATTGTATACATGTACATGTATGCACCGTTTGTTTTAGTTTTCACATATAAACTGGGCATGTCTACCGGGTTGATTGTAGCACCTATTTTCATAATCGGAATTCCACTGTTTTGCTTCGGAACCATTCCGCCTCTTATTGTAAAAAGCTCTACCGACAAATATCAAAATGCGGGTTTTAATGCTGGCTTAATTTTCGGTCTATCTACAATCGGAGGAATTATCTCAGCTTTTGTTTTTGGCTTTATAATCATTCCAGCTTTCGGAATAATAATGCCATCTATTCTTTTGGGCCTTTTATTATTCATCCTCATTTTCGCAAGCTTTTTTAAACGGGAATCTTACCAAGTTTATGTGCTTGTTTTCATCGTCTTATTATATCCTGCCTACAAACGACTTACAATTGTTCCTCCAGCAACAAAGCATACTGCGATAGGAAGAAGCATGATTACCGTACATGAGTCGCATGGCATACTTGGGCAAATAAAAATATCTGATGTAGAAGATGTTTCCTTTGGAGATAACTATCAAGAAAGTATTTCTTTAAGAGTTAACAACATCAACCAAACCTTGGTAAGAAAAGATAAATACACCACTTCTTACTGGAGCTATGTTCATCAAATTTCTGCTACTTGTTCGTTTAAAGAAGCAGGTTCTAAAGTGCTTCTGCTTGGCTTTGGAGCTGGCAGTTTAGTAACAGAATTTGAAAGAATGGATTTTGAAATTGATGCCATAGAATTGGATGAACGCATTCCGCAATTGGCAAAAGAATATTTCAACTTTAAAGGTACCAACACAAGGGTGGTGATTGATGATGCCAGGCATTTTATTGAAGTAGGCACCAAGAGATACGACATCATTGTAATGGACATTGCCAAGGCAGAGTCGCAGCCATCGTATCTTTATTCGCAAGAATGCTTTAAGAAGATAAGCACTATTCTTAACGATGATGGCCTGCTGATAGTTAATTACCAAGGTACTTTGGAAGGTGTAGATGGTTTAACATTTAGATCGATTCATAAAACAATTTCGAGTGTAAATTTACATGTTCAAACTCTCCGACCACAAGGCATAGCGAACGACTTGTTTCACGATATGATTTTTGTAGTGAGCAAAACTGAATTTAATTACAACGATATTGATTTCGGTAACAGAAACCATTGTTGCGCTAAGTATACTTTGTTCGATTGTGTTGATAAGGACGAAATAACCAGACTTACTGCTGCAAATGACGCCATTACTTTTGTTGATGATAAGCCTATTATGGAACTTATGAATTTTACCAGCATGCAACAATGGCGAAAAGAAATGATTGAGAACTTTACCAATATTAATTTCGAAAACGGGGAGGGCATATTTTCGAAATGA
- a CDS encoding LTA synthase family protein yields the protein MELTVNKSKHVVSNPYQYYDKAEAEEIIQNLFSANKDTCTSILNVKRPNIVVVLLESWSGDVIESIGGEKGVTNEFHIPTKEGLMFTNFYSTGFRTEQGQAAFLSGFPSQPTTTIVRETGTFENIPNILNPLKKAGYSSMFYYGGYLSYANTRSYLRVAGFDPIYGEEHISFKQKIEWGGYDEELFDNYLSEMEAPKVPFFHLIMTSTSHEPFNAPVDGGFSGDDKADFYRNTVSYTDKCLGDFMREAKSKSWYDSTLFIILTDHCSPLPYGRKSYEPERHHIPFLMFGNVLKVEYRGAEFSDVASHSDFVSTILAQLGLGYEKFKWSKNLFNPTSEKFAFFAFDEGFGWVNNEQKLVFDHQFGDIIYKSQENVSDEKNQEYLKSGKAYLQALIAEYVDF from the coding sequence ATGGAGCTAACCGTTAATAAGAGTAAGCATGTTGTGTCGAATCCGTATCAATATTACGATAAAGCCGAGGCCGAAGAGATAATCCAAAACTTGTTTAGTGCTAATAAAGATACTTGCACGAGTATATTAAATGTAAAGCGACCAAACATTGTGGTAGTGCTTTTAGAAAGTTGGAGCGGCGATGTTATAGAGTCTATTGGTGGCGAAAAAGGAGTTACTAATGAATTTCACATACCGACGAAAGAAGGTTTAATGTTCACCAATTTTTATTCAACTGGTTTTAGAACCGAGCAAGGTCAGGCTGCTTTTCTTAGTGGTTTTCCTTCTCAACCAACCACTACAATTGTTAGAGAAACAGGAACGTTCGAAAACATACCAAATATTTTAAACCCGTTAAAAAAGGCTGGATATAGTTCAATGTTTTATTATGGCGGCTATCTTTCGTACGCCAATACGCGTTCTTATTTACGTGTTGCTGGTTTCGATCCCATCTATGGAGAAGAACACATTTCGTTTAAACAAAAAATAGAATGGGGTGGTTATGATGAGGAATTATTCGATAATTACTTGTCGGAAATGGAAGCGCCCAAAGTGCCTTTTTTTCATCTAATAATGACATCCACTAGTCATGAGCCTTTTAATGCACCTGTTGATGGAGGGTTTTCGGGTGATGATAAGGCAGATTTTTACAGAAATACGGTGTCGTATACAGATAAGTGCTTGGGTGATTTTATGCGGGAGGCAAAAAGTAAAAGTTGGTACGACAGCACTTTGTTTATTATTTTAACGGATCATTGTAGCCCTTTGCCTTATGGCAGAAAGAGCTACGAACCCGAACGGCATCACATCCCATTTTTAATGTTTGGCAATGTGCTTAAAGTAGAATATAGAGGTGCGGAGTTTAGCGATGTTGCGTCGCATTCCGATTTTGTATCTACTATTTTAGCACAGCTTGGTTTGGGTTATGAAAAATTTAAGTGGAGTAAGAATCTATTTAATCCTACGTCAGAAAAGTTTGCTTTTTTTGCTTTCGATGAAGGTTTTGGTTGGGTAAATAATGAGCAAAAATTGGTTTTTGATCATCAATTTGGCGATATCATATATAAATCTCAGGAAAATGTATCGGATGAAAAAAATCAAGAATATTTGAAATCTGGCAAAGCATATTTGCAAGCGCTTATAGCCGAGTATGTTGACTTTTAA
- a CDS encoding helix-turn-helix transcriptional regulator, with translation MPIVVNLDIMLAKRKLKLMELAEIVNISTVNLSILKQSKGKAIRFTTLDAICKALDCQPGDLLEYVEEKEE, from the coding sequence ATGCCGATTGTAGTTAATTTAGATATCATGTTAGCCAAAAGGAAGCTCAAATTAATGGAGCTGGCCGAGATAGTGAATATATCTACGGTTAACTTGTCGATTCTAAAACAAAGCAAGGGAAAAGCAATTCGGTTTACCACATTAGATGCTATTTGTAAAGCGCTTGATTGTCAGCCCGGCGATCTCCTAGAATACGTTGAAGAAAAAGAAGAATAA
- a CDS encoding fused MFS/spermidine synthase — MSKNNTVLIKYLLLVTSCIEGGVLMGLELISAKYLTPYYGNSLYVWSSVLAFTLGGLALGYFIGGFMSRKFQPMLILAASLFGCFVMLLGLPFYSQFILEYSMAYSLITGINISCAIIIAPIVCLLGMTSPLIIGILSNKDNEVGNVAGTVYGISTCGGILFTYLYAFYFIPYKGLNYSSWTLSGLMLLITLIVLFAKQNTQKHQ, encoded by the coding sequence ATGAGCAAAAACAACACTGTTTTAATAAAGTATTTACTCTTGGTTACTTCGTGTATTGAGGGAGGTGTTTTAATGGGCCTCGAATTAATAAGCGCCAAGTACCTTACGCCTTATTATGGCAACTCGTTGTACGTTTGGTCGTCCGTACTGGCATTTACCTTAGGCGGTTTGGCGTTGGGATATTTTATTGGAGGGTTTATGTCACGGAAATTTCAGCCCATGCTAATATTAGCTGCTTCGCTATTTGGATGTTTTGTGATGCTTTTAGGACTTCCATTTTATTCCCAATTCATTCTAGAGTATTCAATGGCATATAGCCTAATAACTGGCATTAATATTTCGTGTGCAATTATTATTGCGCCAATTGTTTGCTTGCTCGGCATGACGAGTCCATTAATAATAGGGATTCTATCAAACAAAGATAACGAAGTAGGCAACGTTGCAGGAACTGTTTATGGCATATCCACCTGTGGTGGAATCCTTTTCACTTATTTGTATGCTTTCTATTTCATCCCTTACAAAGGACTAAACTATAGCTCTTGGACTTTATCGGGCCTGATGTTGCTGATTACATTAATCGTTTTATTTGCAAAACAAAACACCCAAAAACATCAATAA